In Clupea harengus chromosome 13, Ch_v2.0.2, whole genome shotgun sequence, one DNA window encodes the following:
- the LOC105904375 gene encoding arginine vasopressin-induced protein 1-like, with product MEAEAKPPVTVAGPSRMWCGKRSRKVGVANIFMGVSVRELQHLFRSSGDEEAEQRAQVVWGRGEQSELAQALMGLRARGRKNRISRHTIAPRWLRAFGHLRIGESASGRDAQEDEEREARKNSSGEAAQTHAQTHTHGQTHTHAAGSREGEVSGDETHPGRGTQPAISLTSRVGLALRRGGQSDPERYLHRIIH from the exons ATGGAGGCAGAAGCAAAGCCCCCAGTAACGGTGGCCGGGCCCTCCAGGATGTGGTGTGGGAAAAGGAGCAGAAAAGTTGGCGTGGCCAATATATTTATGGGCGTGTCCGTGCGTGAGCTGCAGCACCTGTTTCGCTCGTCAGGCGATGAGGAGGCGGAGCAACGAGCACAGGTGGTGTGGGGGAGGGGCGAACAATCTGAACTCGCCCAG GCGCTCATGGGATTGCGTGCTAGGGGTCGGAAAAACAGAATCTCTCGTCACACAATCGCCCCCCGCTGGTTACGAGCCTTTGGACACCTCAG gatcGGTGAGAGTGCTTCGGGTCGAGACgcccaggaggatgaggagcgTGAGGCCCGGAAAAACTCCAGTGGAGAGGCAGCACAAActcacgctcagacacacacacacggtcagacacacacacacgctgcggggagcagagagggggaggtcaGTGGAGATGAGACTCATCCGGGGAGGGGCACCCAGCCGGCCATCTCCCTCACCAGCAGAGTGGGCTTAGCACTGCGCAGGGGGGGCCAGAGCGACCCAGAGCGCTACCTCCACCGTatcatacactaa